Genomic window (Pseudothauera hydrothermalis):
TGAAAAGTGCAGCTTCCTCGAAGTGGCTTACTTGCTGAAGAACGGCGAGTTGCCCAACGCGGCGCAGAAGACCGAGTTCGAGAACACCATCAAGAACCACACCATGGTTCATGATCAGCTCACCCGCTTCTACAACGGCTTTCGCCGCGACGCCCATCCGATGGCCATCATGGTGGGCGTGGTCGGCGCGCTGTCGGCGTTCTATCACGAAGCGATGGACTTTTCCGATCAGGCGCATCGCGACATCTCTATGCATCGGCTGATCGCCAAGCTGCCCACCATCGTGGCCATGGCGTACAAGTACAACACCGGGCAGCCGTTCATGTACCCGCGCAACGACCTCGACTACACCGCCAACTTCATGCACATGATGTTCGGCACCCCGTGCGAGGAATACAAGCCGAATCCGGTGCTGGTGCGTGCGCTGGATGTGATCTTCACGCTGCACGCGGATCATGAGCAAAACGCCTCCACCTCCACGGTGCGTTTGGCCGGCTCCTCGGGTGCCAACCCGTTTGCCTGCATCTCGGCCGGTATTGCCTGCCTCTGGGGGCCGGCGCACGGCGGCGCCAACGAGGCCTGCCTGAACATGCTGGAAGAAATCGGTGACGTGTCCCGTGTCGGCGAATACATCAAGCGTGCCAAGGACAAGAACGACCCCTTCAAGCTGATGGGCTTCGGTCACCGGGTCTATAAGAACTTCGATCCGCGCGCCAAGCTGATGGGCAAGATCTGCGCCGAAGTGCTGGGCGAGCTGGGGCTGGAAAACGACCGCCTGTTCAAACTGGCCAAAGAGCTTGAAAAGATCGCGCTGGAAGACGAGTACTTCATCGAGAAGAAGCTCTACCCCAATGTGGACTTCTACTCCGGCATCGTGCAGAAAGCATTGGGCATTCCCACCTCGATGTTTACCTGCATTTTTGCGCTGGCCCGTACCGTGGGCTGGATTACTCAGTGGGAAGAAATGATCACCGATCCGGAATATAAGATCGGCCGTCCGCGCCAACTCTACATCGGTGCCGCGCGACGCGACGTACCGGATCTGGCTGCGCGTCCGTAATAGACCCGCGCATGGCATGAAGCGGGCGGAAAGGACGCGCCGGCGCTAGTCGCCGACGCCGCGGGGTGGCCATGTGCGGCCATCCCGTTTTCACATCAGCGCGATACCGGCACGCCTTGGCGACCCCAGGCAGGGAAACAGCACACAACAGGTGGCTTTCATCATGATGAAGCAGCATATTTCAACTTCGCATCTGTTCGGCGCCAATGCGCTGTTCATCGAAGAACTGTACGAGAACTATCTGGCCGATCCGACCTCGGTGCCGGAGAACTGGCGCACGTATTTCGACCAATTACAAACCCAGCCCGGTGCGGCGGTGCGCGATGTGGCGCACGGTCCGGTGATTGCGGCCTTCGAACAGATGGCCAAGCGCGGCCCGGTACGCACCGTCGTTGCCGAAGGTGGCGACGACAAACGGCAGGTAGGTACCTTGCAGCTCATCAACGCGTACCGCTTTCTTGGCAACCGTTGGGCCAATATCGATCCGCTCAAGCGCAGCGAGCGCCCGCAGATTGCCGAACTGGAGCCCAGCTACTACGGCTTTACCGAAGCCGATCTGAACAAGCAGTTCAACGTCGGCTCATTCCACGGTTTTTCCACGCAGCACGCCACCCTGCGTGAAATTCTCGAAGCGCTGCGTCAGACCTATTGCGGTTCGATTGGCGCCGAGTACATGTACATTGCAGACATTCAGCAAAAGCGCTGGATTCAGAGTCGGCTGGAAAGCGTGCGCGGCACGCCCAA
Coding sequences:
- the gltA gene encoding citrate synthase, which gives rise to MSTERTATLIVDGKTVEFPIMSGTHGQDVIDIRTLGSKTGLFTYDSGFLSTASCKSKITYIDGDKGELLYRGYPIEQLAEKCSFLEVAYLLKNGELPNAAQKTEFENTIKNHTMVHDQLTRFYNGFRRDAHPMAIMVGVVGALSAFYHEAMDFSDQAHRDISMHRLIAKLPTIVAMAYKYNTGQPFMYPRNDLDYTANFMHMMFGTPCEEYKPNPVLVRALDVIFTLHADHEQNASTSTVRLAGSSGANPFACISAGIACLWGPAHGGANEACLNMLEEIGDVSRVGEYIKRAKDKNDPFKLMGFGHRVYKNFDPRAKLMGKICAEVLGELGLENDRLFKLAKELEKIALEDEYFIEKKLYPNVDFYSGIVQKALGIPTSMFTCIFALARTVGWITQWEEMITDPEYKIGRPRQLYIGAARRDVPDLAARP